From Lagenorhynchus albirostris chromosome 15, mLagAlb1.1, whole genome shotgun sequence, one genomic window encodes:
- the ASPHD1 gene encoding aspartate beta-hydroxylase domain-containing protein 1: MWKGNSPGCNQGAAMEGTGGELGGQGNWGLEDAPGLLARASLPIMPAWPLPLASSALTLLLGALTSLFLWYCYRLGSQDMQALGAGSRAGAVSGRPGGCSEAGRPSPRSSGESVEGPRTEGLVSRRLRAYARRYSWAGMGRVRRAAQGSPGPGGGPGVLGIQRPGLLFLPDLPSAPFVPRDAQRHDVELLESSFPAILRDFGAVSWDFSGTTPLPRGWSPPLAPGCYQLLLYQAGRCQPSNCRRCPGAYRALRGLRSFMSANTFGNAGFSVLLPGARLEGRCGPTNARVRCHLGLKIPPGCELVVGGEPQCWAEGHCLLVDDSFLHTVAHNGSPEDGPRVVFIVDLWHPNVAGAERQALDFVFAPDP; this comes from the exons TGCCCCAGGCCTCTTGGCCAGGGCCTCCCTGCCCATCATGCCTGCATGGCCATTGCCTCTGGCCTCATCTGCCCTTACCCTGCTCCTTGGAGCTCTCACTTCCCTCTTCCTCTGGTACTGCTACCGCCTGGGCTCCCAAGATATGCAGGCCCTAGGGGCTGGGAGTCGGGCTGGGGCTGTCAGTGGTAGGCCTGGAGGGTGCTCTGAGGCTGGCAGACCAAGCCCACGGAGCTCTGGGGAGTCTGTGGAAGGACCTAGGACAGAAGGCCTAGTGAGCCGTCGCCTTCGGGCCTACGCCAGGCGCTACTCTTGGGCAGGGATGGGTAGGGTGAGGCGGGCGGCTCAGGGTAgcccaggccctgggggagggcCAGGGGTCCTGGGCATTCAGCGCCCAGGCCTGCTTTTCCTGCCAGACCTGCCCTCAGCCCCCTTCGTGCCACGGGATGCCCAGCGGCATGATGTGGAGCTCCTGGAGAGCAGCTTCCCTGCCATTTTGAGGGACTTCGGGGCTGTGAGCTGGGACTTCTCAGGGACTACCCCTCTGCCTCGGGGCTGGTCCCCACCACTGGCCCCTGGGTGCTACCAGCTCCTGCTATACCAAGCAGGCCGGTGCCAACCCAGCAACTGCCGCCGGTGCCCGGGGGCCTATCGGGCACTGAGGGGGCTGCGAAGCTTTATGAGTGCCAACACCTTCGGCAATGCTGGCTTTTCCGTCCTCCTGCCTGGGGCCCGGCTCGAGGGCCGCTGTGGGCCCACCAATGCCCGAGTCAGATGCCACCTGG GCCTGAAGATCCCCCCTGGCTGTGAGCTGGTGGTCGGGGGTGAGCCCCAGTGCTGGGCTGAGGGACACTGTCTACTGGTGGACGACTCCTTCCTGCATACAGTGGCTCATAATG GCTCTCCCGAAGATGGGCCTCGAGTGGTCTTCATCGTGGACCTTTGGCATCCCAATGTGGCTGGGGCCGAACGCCAGGCCCTCGACTTTGTCTTCGCACCAGACCCTTGA